From one Lolium rigidum isolate FL_2022 chromosome 4, APGP_CSIRO_Lrig_0.1, whole genome shotgun sequence genomic stretch:
- the LOC124705989 gene encoding rab GTPase-activating protein 22-like: MWAWGLAERAVAGLLGSAGMNGGRWNTAVAVGVTAAAGIALVAIVVSSRRGGIKSPWRRRRRKPVLASKEWRSLFTPEGKLYDGGVKLVKRVRNGGVEPSIRAEVWPFLLGVYNLDSSQAEREAVKEHNRRGYLLLRKHCLRKNNEESKRLNETAAVSHEESISPGKVKESVTSLGSEEQPEKESVEEHVKSEEENSFAILEQEIQDYTAKAIPEKQTDENRCSSSSSDEDESEQSDLTHVEASHNDVASVHQSSVVEEEESMPKYSNTGGNRETETELSKATHPVKSSRTVEDFDTWQRIIRLDAVRANDEWVSYSPSQAAVTREKAIESAQAVCLKDYEHLEAHRIHHASRLVAILEAYATYDPEIGYCQGMSDLLAPLLAVLEEDDEAFWCFAGFMRKARHNFRLDEVGISRQLNMVAKIIKNKDFRLYRHLEMLEAADCFFVYRMVVVMFRRELTFEQTLSLWEVMWADQAASRAGIARSSWGKLRLGAPPTDDLLLYAIAASVLEKRKLIIESYSSMDEIIRDCNNMAGQLDIWKLLDDAHNLVVTLHDRVE; this comes from the exons ATGTGGGCGTGGGGCCTCGCGGAGCGCGCCGTCGCCGGCCTCCTCGGCTCCGCCGGCATGAACGGCGGCCGCTGGAACACCGCCGTCGCCGTCGGGGTCACGGCCGCCGCCGGCATCGCGCTCGTcgccatcgtcgtctcctcgcgcAG GGGCGGGATCAAATCGCCGTGGCGGCGACGAAGGAGGAAGCCCGTGCTTGCGTCCAAGGAATGGCGCAGCTTGTTCACGCCGGAGGGGAAGCTTTACGACGGCGGCGTGAAGCTAGTGAAGAGAGTTCGGAACGGA GGAGTTGAGCCGAGCATCAGAGCAGAGGTCTGGCCGTTCCTTCTGGGAGT TTACAACCTGGACAGTTCACAAGCTGAAAGGGAAGCAGTTAAGGAGCATAACAG GAGGGGATATCTGCTATTGAGGAAACATTGCCTGCGGAAAAACAATGAAGAGAGCAAACGACTTAATGAAACAGCTGCAGTTAGCCATGAAGAGAGCATTAGTCCTGGAAAAGTCAAAGAGTCTGTTACTTCTCTTGGATCTGAAGAACaacctgaaaaagaaagtgtggaAGAGCATGTCAAGAGTGAGGAAGAAAATTCTTTTGCCATTTTAGAGCAAGAAATCCAGGATTATACGGCTAAAGCAATCCCAGAGAAACAGACAGATGAAAACCGCTGTTCATCTAGCTCAAGCGATGAGGATGAGAGTGAGCAAAGTGATTTGACCCATGTAGAAGCATCCCATAATGATGTGGCCTCAGTGCACCAGTCTTCAGTTGTGGAAGAAGAAGAaagtatgcccaaatattcaaacACAGGGGGAAATAGGGAAACTGAAACTGAACTCTCTAAGGCTACCCATCCTGTGAAGTCTTCACGGACAGTTGAGGATTTTGATACATGGCAACGGATTATTCGTTTAGATGCAGTTCGGGCAAATGATGAATGGGTTTCATACTCTCCATCCCAAGCTGCAGTTACCAGGGAGAAGGCAATTGAATCTGCTCAAGCTGTTTGTCTCAAAGACTATGAGCACTTGGAAGCGCACAGGATCCATCATGCGTCACGTCTTGTTGCAATACTTGAGGCGTATGCAACCTATGACCCAGAAATTGGTTATTGCCAGGGCATGAGTGACCTCCTAGCACCTCTCCTTGCCGTGCTAGAGGAAGACGATGAAGCCTTCTGGTGCTTTGCCGGTTTCATGAGGAAAGCCCGCCACAACTTCAGACTTGATGAAGTGGGTATTAGCAGGCAACTTAACATGGTCGCCAAGATAATAAAAAACAAGGACTTCCGTCTTTACAGACACTTGGAGATGCTCGAAGCTGCAGATTGCTTTTTCGTATACAGAATGGTGGTTGTAATGTTCAGGAGGGAGCTCACTTTTGAGCAGACCCTcagtctgtgggaggtgatgtggGCTGATCAGGCAGCAAGCCGTGCTGGGATCGCAAGATCATCCTGGGGAAAACTTCGGCTAGGAGCCCCTCCAACAGATGACTTGCTACTGTATGCAATTGCAGCTAGTGTACTGGAAAAGAGGAAATTGATAATAGAGAGCTATAGCAGTATGGATGAGATCATTAGGGACTGTAACAATATGGCTGGGCAGCTAGACATTTGGAAGCTCCTAGATGACGCCCATAATTTAGTGGTAACCCTACACGACAGGGTCGAATAG
- the LOC124708595 gene encoding cytochrome b5, whose product MAGEKKVFGFEEVAKHSVAKDCWLVIDGKVYDVTPFMDEHPGGDEVLLAVTGKDATSDFEDIGHSESAREMMDKYHIGQIDASTIPVKRTFVPPQQAAQSQAKDSDLLIKILQFLVPIMILGLAFGIRHYTKSE is encoded by the exons ATGGCCGGCGAGAAGAAGGTGTTCGGCTTCGAGGAGGTCGCCAAGCACAGCGTCGCCAAGGACTGCTGGCTCGTCATCGACGGCAAG GTGTATGATGTTACTCCTTTCATGGATGAGCATCCTGGTGGAGATGAGGTACTGCTAGCAGTAACCG GAAAAGATGCAACTAGCGATTTCGAAGATATCGGGCACAGTGAATCCGCAAGGGAGATGATGGACAAGTACCACATCGGGCAGATTGATGCTTCAACCATCCCAGTAAAGCGTACCTTTGTACCTCCTCAACAAGCGGCCCAAAGCCAAGCCAAGGACAGTGACCTCCTCATTAAGATCTTGCAGTTCCTTGTTCCGATTATGATCTTGGGGCTTGCATTTGGTATCCGGCACTACACCAAATCTGAGTAG